CCACGCGGAGGAAGTACCTCGAGGAAagggacaagaagaagaaaggtGACCAATTTGCTTTGCTGGTtgcatttggtgtcttcggtaaagttgtaggaattgttgaggaccattgaaaaaaaaaaaataggtaaatggattttttttgcagatttttgattaactttttttttcacaaaaaactcaatttcccaaaatagatatttttttattttcgagattttttgatatgttttaggggacaaaaacccgcaacttttgatccATAGAGAagcttgttaaaaaaatctgccgccatgttatgaacctttgaaaaaatagtgatttttggaaaaaaaatttatataaaaaaatattggaccttattttttatgtaagaatgaatttgcaatcgaaaagtactttacagattttttgatattacgccgttttaaaatgtaaattttgattcaaaaatttaagtatatttttttgaaaagatcgaaaaatttcacgaaaattccatgttttaatattgaatatcggaccattagttgctgagatattgactttagaaaatggtgggttatttgggtgagacttagaaaactgcaattgtctgtttctgtttctttaagccgctgtatctcagcaaccagaggtccaatcttaaatatctcttagacaattttatagcaaattattTGAACttctcaaacaaaatatttttagaatttgtcaCAAAtagtcactattttttcaaaatcgaaaaactgcaaatattgcgctaaaatcaaactttcagtggctatatcttgaaaacggagccctttatcaaaaatatttaaagtacttttcgattgcaaattcaattttacataaaaaaagttcttatttatttttgtatgattttttttttccaaaaaccactattttttcaaaaactcatatcatggcggcagattttttgaccatacttctctatggcgcaaaagttgtgggtttttgtctcctaaaacatataaaaaattcccaaaaaaatgtattatgggaaattgagttgatgtaaaaaaaggcatttcaaaaatttgataattttttttccgtgtgcctattttttctcaatggtcacttacaatacctacaacttcgccgaatacaccaaattgatcagaaaattcactcaaaagttacagctgaatATTTAcgtgccatttttgtatggacagctgccaaaattgtatggagacttgtatgggtgaaccaatgcacagtgggaaaaaagggcgcaaaaaattaccgcaacatgatttcgcgcaaaccatcgattgctatacaccaaaagcttcgtttttgcaccaggaacaataagccgatgaaaaatcgcactgcacggaccggtggccggagtacaggccaccggaagattcgattttttggaaaaagtgtcagatttatccaattgtgtaCTGATAAGATTTCTTCTACCATAAATAGtaatgcaaaacaatcctagaataatattaaataccataggacccatcggaaccggttccaccgatctccgatggccacatccggaaccgcattaggaaacagtgttaaccagtcatgcgacgcatcaaacttcttgattttggatggggacatgaATTATTCACtcctctttaaaaaacatgaagtttgatatgtcgcaagagtggtttcaggaatttgccgaatatgatcttcggatgtggccaccggagaacctaaGAACCTGTCACCGGAGGCAAACATACATTTTAAGGATACtttccatccaaaatcaagaactttgatacgtcgcatgactagtttacgctgtttcctaatgcggttccggatgtggccaccggagatcggtggaaccggttccgatgggtcctatggtatttaatattattctaggattgttatGCATGACtgttcatggtagaagaaagcttatcagttcacaattggatcaATCAaatactttttccaaaaatccggatcttccggtggcctgtactccggccaccggtccgtgcagtgcgatttttcatcggattattgttcctggtgcaaaaacgaagcttttggtgtatagcaatcgatggtttgcgcgaaatcatgttgcggtaattttttgggcccttttttcccactgtgcaatgacACACAATAGCTTCTTTGGCCAAAGGGAAGGCCCcgtcaaagtttgagccaaatcaaaaaatgcaaataaaatccatttccggttttggtagagaattgctcaggtgaTAATCTCTTCATTCATCCCGAGTTTTTCGCACTTGCTGGAGAGTAGCTTACGCACTTTcatgcctgccggaacaaggcagatcAATTCCAATCTCtaagtgagctgatgatgaagtaaaTCTACACCGGATGTAGCGAAGTTTTTTGACGTCAAAAGGCAAAACAAACTGTGATGTCAGTTGACGTCTAAGACCGTTTGTGATCCATCTCGaaagttttaaactttttatttttctattctttttttttatcaaatcacggaggttttttttttgttgtaatttttacatttttgtagaacaagTCATATTACAAAACTCTATAAggttataaaaaatatgaaataattttgtgaATTAATTCTTTACTAATAAAATTAATTGGATATGTTTAAGTTTGgtaaactgcccctgatcgcataaatgtcccatatgcattttaatCGATTTCgatttattgatgcagtttggttcaaaatcgtgagctctttcaaaagagcctataacatccagtactttgttctagaaatcaggagaaaatccagttttttcgcgaaaacttaacacgtagccttatgtatgggacaaactccAAATGCGTTTTTTCTTAGCTTGctgttttgcatatgggacatttatgcgaacatgggcagtaaagtgctttaaaagttatacgtaagagcgagtccacaagcaaagcatacccatctcgcatcgacctcaccaatctgcctgaaattttcaggggttgtttgtacatataaaactagcatcttgccaaaatatgagcactctaggtcaatgggaagtggggcaaatcgggacacaaagtttaaaggtttaaaaacatcaaaaatcttaaaaaggctataacttaagcaaaatacaattaattttcaaaattcaaaatgcatctgaaagggctcaaaaaatgcaacaaaatgcagtgtAGAAcatcccgattggttaaatttaaagggagttattggtattttagtgaaaaaatagcataattttcaaactcaaataaaaaagtgttccatccagatatcaactcggttcgacctgcagcttgtaggggacatctgggactatcatctgagactgagaacgctttgggtaaggcagtttaacatattaaatagacacttttacttttagtgaagtttttggttgtaaatttttgctcgggggatcccttagatcccattttctggtgataattttatcatattcgtgtttctgagacaatttcacaatagaaacatgcataaaaatgtttattttgatccattttaaccctataaaaaataaaagttaaaaaaatcttcgattcacatttgttgaaaatcaagctcgtttccaaggatactagatgacaccagaaaaaagcagcttcatatttttttttaactttcattttttaaagggttaaaatggatcaaaataaacatttttttgcatgattatattgtgaaattgtctcaggaacacgaatatgataaaattatcaccagaaaatgggatctaaggggtcccccgagcaaaaacttacaaccaaaaacttcactaaaagtaaaagtgtctatttaatatgttaaactaccttacccaaagcgttctcagtctcagatggtagtcccagatgtcccctacaagctgcaggtcgaaccgagttgatatctggatggaacactttttaaattgagtttgaaaattatgctattttttcactaaaataccaataactccctttaaatttaaccaatcgggatgTTCTACACtgcattttgttgtattttttgagccctttcagatgcattttgaattttgaaaattaattgaattttgcttaagttatagcctttttaatatttttgacgtttttaaaccttttaactttgtgtcccgatttgccccacttcccgttgacctagagtgctcatattttggcaagatgctagttttatatgtacaaacaacccctgaaaatttcaggcagattggtgaggtccaaacgacgtcccatacaaaggggtatgccctgttcgtggactcgctcgtAATGTTTCTTTTTGAACATTGACGACAAACTTTGGTACTCTATCATGAtcataaaatacttttcgaAGTGTGCCAATAAGTTGAAGTGGTCCCAGCACTTAAACTATAGCATGCAGTGGCTTAATAGATCACCTATCTGTTGTGAGTGTATCACCAGTTCAACCCCAAATCGGAAATCGTTGAAGCCTGCGCGGCCTGGTAAGTATAGTTGAATTATAATAATTGTGCTAAACAAGATGGATTCTCCAAAGGGACAGTCTCATTCTATAATTGattcaaaatgcacttaaaaattgatttgagtCAGATACCTTTTACGACGTCTCATAATTTACTGACTTTGATTTCATACTCTCCATCTCTGAGGAACCTGACATTATTTCCAAAATCAATGATGTGGAAAAAAGTCGGTTATATTAGAGAGTGATTACTCTACTAGAATACTTACACTTTACTTTGTACTAGAGAGTGAGATTCCGAATCCTACTTTTTGGAAACGTTATTTACgattttttcttaccatttctaTCCTTCCAGCTATCCGACCCGACCGTGGGCGTCGACTTCTTCGCACATCTCATCGAGGTGAAGGACGGCACCCGCATCAAGCTGCAGCTGTGGGACACCGCCGGCCAGGAGCGGTTCCGATCGATCACGAAATCCTACTACCGCAACTCGGTCGGCGTGCTGCTCGTGTACGACATCACGAACCACGCCAGCTTCGAGCACATTCCCCTCTGGATGATGGAGGCCAAGCGGCACATCGAACCGCACCGGCCGGTCTTTGCGCTGGTCGGATGCAAGCTGGACCTCGTTAACAATGGCGTCCAGCGGCGCGAGGTCAGCGTAGAAGAGGCGCGTTCCTTCGCCGAACAGCACGGGCTCATCTTTGTGGAAACTTCGGCCCGGACGGGCGTCAACGTGCGGGAAGCGTTCAGCCTGGTCACCCAGGAAGTGTACAACCGAATCCAGTCCGGCGAGTACAAGGTCGAGGACGGCTGGGACGGCATCAAGAAGGGCTTCCCCAGGCCGAGCAATTTAGACTTTAACCTCGTGGTGGCGGAATCGGCGCGGAGTTCGTGTTgttaaacttgttttgtttCGATTTAAGCGAGCGCTGTGCAACAAAATCTGTAACCTCCTCCCCCTCCCAAcccttaaaacacatttttctgtTTACCGTAAAAATTGACGATACAAGTTGATGAACAATGCAAAATTATTAGAGCATTTCGAATAGAGAACTAATTGGTCGAGGAAGCAAGaagtcaaaaaagaaaaaaaaactaaaaggaaAGACTCAAACGATATTGATATACTGCTGAATTACAACGATGTGATATATTGGGATTAGAAGTTTCGGTTTTGGCCAGAGTCAGAGCGAAAAACAAAAGCGAACGTCGTTAGCACTTGTTTGTTTCCTCCTTTTATTTTTGTCCTGTGTTGTGGTACGTAAGAATGGTCGGTGCTTTTTTCTAAGTTTATcttttctaaaactttttttttgctattccttttactattttttcaatttttcaattaacgTTCCGGCGActgtttgttttctttgtttgatAGTTTACAAAAAGTCAGTTTTAGTGAGtaatgaaaagaagaaaaattatGAACACACATTTTTATATGTATATAGTATAATAATTACTAATTTAGTAACGTAGTCGAAAAACAAAACATGCAACTGTTTACTTTAAGAAAAATACtggaaattgaaataaattatgtaACCTTGCAAAGAGTATTTATATTGCTGAGAATATCCACAAACGATAACAAACAGCACGTAACCATAGTTGGGCATccagtgcgccaactgtggtgGCAATCATAACGGCAATTATTGCGGATGCGCCGCTTGTAAAAACTGCCTAGGAGAACAAATAAAAAGAAGGATGAAATTAGCCGAAACAGCAAAGTTTTAAACAACATCATGGTAACATTACACATACAAATTTAGTGACTGACCTAGGGAGGGTTAAAGGAGTTTACACCGACTTGAAGATGCAAGCAAGAGTTCGTGTACTAGGGATCGCTGGTAATTGTCGACAACGAAACTAGCCTTGAGAACCAGACTGTTATACTCTCTGCAAATCGTGCCTGGATTGGATtacgaaaaacttgaaaatctaACCGATTGCAACACGTCACAAAGCTGACTTTGTACAAGACGCTGATTAGACCAGCTGCCCTCTATGACCTGGACGCTATACGGAAAGAGGACGAACGAGCTCTGGAGGGCTCGAACGGTAGGTGCTACGAACAATCTACGGTGAAGAGTACGTACACTTTAGAACAAGTGGCGAAAGCGCATGAACCATAAAGTGCAAGCTTTGCTTGTCAAACCGGCCATAATCATCTGGGCAAAGATCGGAAGGATTTGGTAGGCCGGCCACATCGCGAGAATGTATGAGGACCACCCTCTCAGGATGCTGTTTGGCCGCCCcagggttttaaaaatatcaaactttcaTTTCTCCGCAACTACAGTTATCATGTCCGAAATATCAACTGCCAACTTTCACTGACCTTTGTCCGTCGCGAGATTTTCCTCAACAGATCGTTGTCTCTCTGATGTTTTGGTGCATCAAATGATAgatttttctatcactcattttcaACACGGACCCAGTgtactcaatcggaattctgaacgGAATTCAATTGGAATCGTTtacgaattccgtttcaaacggtACGATCGGTACGTATACGGAACCGTATACGTATAACCGTATATCGTATatggtaggggagagtggggagacttgatcccctttttttttgtatcgcacataactctgtcaatttctcacaaaacgatgatctttttgcatgaattgaaagcttaaacattcaactatgtttggttgataagggtatttcatcagataaactcttcgaataatgccaagcgttttgaaaaaaatattttaaaccggcattttcaaaatgttgggggtaatttgatccccctttcaacattttgaagaaatcttaatcaaaatgtttcttattaatccaaacttttaattttctataagatacagcaatttcacattaaaccagtacgtttgtgttcaaaaaaaaaaaaacaagtttagcatgtaaaatatttaaaaacttaaaattttcttttttagaccaaaattgagcatgtttacaaaagctggtaatttttgtttacaaaacttttgaaaaatggttcaaccctgggccttgtaaagtcaaggggcatgatttgattctagtgcattagttaaaatttgggtatacattctttttataagcactatggacaccacttcatgctacgagaactcgctttgtcgcagccccagggcttaagcgttgaccgataagctgtcttcgtgaactaggtagttctccgatagtgaaaatatcacaattgcacaagacaccgctgcttctgtgactttttcactatcacaatgtgggatttaggtgggacttcaggatagtacaattgatttgttgcttagcactagcatttaaaataaatctgtatcttttccaaatctatttgatgataaatttagttgcaattgttaagttagagtaatgctgtcaataaactttgatagatgtagaatactaggcattcttttatgtcaaattgtccatagagtctcgatcaatcaataatgtaatgatatcggacaaaattcgttgatctgttgaactaacggttttcggattatggttgtattgaccattgttgcgaatcgaggaactacggatcttctgacgtaaatgatcatttctttttaaaatcgcgatttctatcctatttgtacatTAGTTCAcaaatgtttattgttttttttttttttttttttttttttttttttttttttttttataggagtagtactgcaacagttaaaggaacgtttagttttgaacattaagtttagaggattttagattaaaatttagattgttaatccaaagtagttagcaaatgaatatttggacttaaatgaataattgaataagttggacttatgaataacacacaactgtgcatttattctagagtcagatccatacagcgtcagtgtttatttggtcgaagtgtactaattcatt
This is a stretch of genomic DNA from Culex pipiens pallens isolate TS chromosome 1, TS_CPP_V2, whole genome shotgun sequence. It encodes these proteins:
- the LOC120420591 gene encoding ras-related protein Rab-39B, with the protein product MVEPIFDYQFRHILIGDSTVGKSSLLKYFTDGKFAELSDPTVGVDFFAHLIEVKDGTRIKLQLWDTAGQERFRSITKSYYRNSVGVLLVYDITNHASFEHIPLWMMEAKRHIEPHRPVFALVGCKLDLVNNGVQRREVSVEEARSFAEQHGLIFVETSARTGVNVREAFSLVTQEVYNRIQSGEYKVEDGWDGIKKGFPRPSNLDFNLVVAESARSSCC